Part of the Synechococcus sp. MU1617 genome, GCCAACCCGGTGATCGAAGACTGGACCCTGGAGCTGGAGCAGTCATGAGCATCGGGGTCATCGTTTTTCCCGGCTCGAACTGCGATCGGGATGTGCAATGGGCAACCGAGGGTTGCCTTGGGATAAGCACGCGCCGGGTCTGGCATGAGGAGACCGACCTCAGCAGCTTTGACGCCATCGTTCTGCCGGGCGGTTTCAGCTATGGCGACTACCTGCGTTGCGGTGCCATTGCCCGCTTCGCGCCAGCCCTGCAGTCCTTGATCGACTTTGCCGCCAAGGGCGGACGCGTGCTCGGCATCTGCAACGGATTTCAGGTGCTCACAGAACTGGGGCTCCTCCCCGGTGCACTCACCCGCAACCGGGATCTGCACTTCATCTGTGAGGACGCGCCCCTCAAGGTGGTGAGCCAACGCACGGCCTGGACGCAGGGGTACAACGAAGGGGCCCTGACCCTGCCGATCGCCCACGGTGAAGGCCGTTACCAATGCAGCGATGACACGCTGAAGCAGCTTCAGGATGAAGACGCCATTGCCCTCAGCTACGGCAAAAACCCGAATGGGTCGGTATCCGACATCGCAGGCATCACCAATGCCAGCGGAAGTGTTCTTGGCCTGATGCCCCACCCGGAGCGAGCCTGTGATCCAGCCACGGGAGGCACCGACGGCCGCCGGATGCTGGAAGCTCTGCTGGGCTGATGCCAACCCGACGGACGCTGCTGCTTTCAGGGGCATCCACCGTTGTCACGGCCCTGCTCTCCCCCAGGGGCATGGCTGCCCAGCGCAGGCTGAAACCCCTGAAACCTGGATCACGCATCCGCGCCGTGAACCCCGGCACCTGGATGGATCCGGACACAGATCTGCAGGCCTTGCGCGAACGCTGTGATCAACAGCAGTGGCATCTGGAGATTCCCGCAGCCGTCACCCGTCAATGGCGCTATTTCTCAGGAACCGACCAGGAACGGGTTCAGGAGCTGAAATCAGCCTGGAACGATCCAACGGTGGATGCCGTGGTGACCCTTGGCGGTGGCTGGGGGGCCGCCCGTGTGCTCGAAGCTGGGTTTCGCTTTCCTCCTCGTCCCAAATGGAGCCTGGGGTTCTCCGACACCAGCTCCCTGCTGCTGGCCCAGTGGGCCGCTGGGCTGCCGGGGGCCATCCATGGATCCAGCGGCGGCACTGAGGCGCAGTGGCAACGCACGGTTGATTTGCTCTGCGGACGTCCGGTGGCGCCCCTGCTGGGCGAATCACGACGCCGGGGGATCGCTCGCGGCCCTTTGGTGGTAACCAACCTCACCGTGGCGACCCACCTGATCGGAACGCCCTGGCTTCCCTCCCTGAAGGGGGCCATCCTCGTGCTGGAAGACGTGGGCGAAGCGCCCTACCGAGTCGATCGGATGCTGACCCAGTGGCGCAGCGCAGGCCTGTTGCAGCACTTGGCAGGGGTGGCCTGCGGTCGCTTCAGCTGGGCTGAAGACGACATCCTTCCGGGTGACTTCACGATGGACGAGATCCTTGAAGAACGACTTGGCGATCTCGGTATTCCACTGGTGCTGAATCTGCCACTGGGCCATGGACGGCCCAACCAGGCCTTGCCCCTGGGAGCGCAAGCGCAACTGGATGGCAACCACGGCCGTCTCAGCCTGATGGCCTGATCAAAGACTGACGCCGCTCACGATGGTGCAGCGCAACAAAAAAGGGGCCTTTCGGCCCCCAGTGATTGGTCGTTTGATCGTGATGATCAGGCAGCGACGGCAGCCTTGGGATCGAGAGCGCCCTTGGAGTAGAGGCCGGCGTAGTAGGTGATGCTCTGCTGCTGGATCTTGCTGGCGTTGCCGGCAGCCCAGAACTGCTGGTAACGATCCAGGCAGACCTGCTTCATGTACTTCCGAGCCGGCTTGTTGAAGTGGCGGGGGTCGAAGTTAGAAGGATCGGCCATGGCGGCTTCGCGCACAGCAGCGGTAAAGGCCAGACGGTTATCGGTGTCGATGTTCACCTTGCGCACACCATTGCGGATGCCTTCCTGGATTTCTTCGACGGGAACGCCGTAGGTCTCGGGGATGGCACCACCGTGCTTGTTGATCATCTCCAGCCATTCCTGGGGAACGGAGGAGGAGCCATGCATCACCAGGTGGGTGTTGGGGATGGCTTTGTGGATCTCAGCGATGCGGCTGATGGCCAGCACTTCACCTGTGGGCTTGCGGGTGAACTTGTAAGCGCCGTGGCTGGTGCCGATGGCGATGGCCAGGGCGTCGCACTTGGTCTTGGCAACGAAGTCGGCAGCCTCAGCGGGATCGGTGAGCAGCATGTCCTTGGACAGCTCGCCCTCAAAGCCGTGGCCGTCTTCGGCTTCACCCTTGCCGGTTTCCAGGGAGCCCAGGCAACCCAGCTCACCCTCAACGCTCACACCCACGGAGTGGGCGAAGTCCACCACCTGCTTGGTGACGTTGACGTTGTAGTCGTAGCTGGCGGGAGTCTTGGCGTCGGCTTCCAGGGAACCGTCCATCATCACGGAGGTGAAACCGTTGATGGCAGCGGAGTAGCAGGTGTCAGGGGCGTTGCCATGGTCCTGGTGCATCACCACGGGGATGTGGGGATAGGTCTCGGTGGCGGCCAGGATCAGGTGACGCAGGAAGATCTCGCCGGCGTAGCTGCGGGCACCGCGGGAGGCCTGGAGGATCACAGGGCTGTCGGTCTCGTCAGCCGCTTCCATGATGGCCTGGACCTGCTCCAGATTGTTCACGTTGAACGCAGGAATGCCGTAGCCGTTCTCAGCGGCGTGGTCGAGCAGGAGCCGAAGCGGAACGAGCGCCATGGATAAATCCTCGGAGGGTTGGGGTCGTCAAAGACGAATCGCCGGCAATTTTACCGCGTGTTACGCAAAATCCAATGTGCCGAGGGCAGCCTGATCGCAGGCCACACGACTCGCCACGCCCTCGGCCAGTCCAGGCAGCATCGGTTGCCCACTGCGAATGCTCTCGGCCCACCAGCCCAGCACCCGGGCCACAGGGGCGATGCGGCCATCCGACCAGGTTTCCGGGAAGGCGAGGTCGGTATCGGGCTCCACCGCGCGGAAGGGCTCACCGATCGGGGCGTGCTGCAGCTCAAAGCCATGGACGTAGTCCTTCTGGTTGGTGCTGCTGAGCAGCAGCGATCCCGCGGAACCGACCACATCCAGACAGAAACCGCGACCGTTACGCGACACGGAACTGAGGCTGACCTGAGCCGGCACCGGCAGCTCTTGCATTCCCTGCCAATGGGCAACGGTCTGCAGCAGCGACACATCGGGGGCATCCACGGCGGCCAGGCCACCATCGGGGTGGGGGCGTTGCTTGATCGAAACACTGTTTCGAGCCTGGATGGCCCCCAGGGGACCGATCAGCCAGGCCAGCATGTCCAGGGCATGGGTTCCGAGGGCTCCGATCACGCCGCCTCCCTGATCCGCCTGGGCATACCAGTTCCAGCCGCGCTGGGGATCGGCACGGCTGCCCATCAGCCAGTCGAGCTTCACCAGCCAGGGCGTTCCGACAGCACCAGCCTGCAGGAGGCGTGCGGCTTGCATGAACAGGGGAACAGCCCTGTATTCGTAATCCACAGCCACCGAGAGTCCCCGTGCCAGGGCCAGCCGCTGCAGCTCCCGGGCCTGATCGGCATGCAAAGCAATGGGCTTCTCCAGCAGCAGGTGCTTGCCCGCCTCCAGAGCCCGGCGGGCCAGGTCAAAGCGAGGTGCCGGGGGGGTGGCGATGACCACCGCGTCCACCGCGGGATCGCCCAGCAGATCGTCCCAGTCGCTGAATCCCCTCAAACCATGGGCAGCCGTAACGGCATCCAAGCGCTCCTGGCGGGGGTGCCAAAGGGCAATCGCCTCAAGATCGGGCGTGGCAGCAAGGGCCGGCAGGTGCACCTTCTCCCCGAAGCCGAGACCGGCAACGGCAACACCAAGGGGTTGTCGAGACATCTCAGCTGGGGAGGGGTTCAGTACAGACAGCCTTAATCACAGAGATGATCAGCCCGTCATCCCCGGCAGGCTGCCATTGGGCGCGAAATCGCGGCAAACCATTCACTTGTTTATCGCGATACAGCTCCTGGGAGCAGTCCAGTTGCATGACATAGAGCTCTCCGGAGGGTTGATCCTCGTCGTCGGTGGCCGCTGGAGTGAAGCGGCTCAGCACGGTTCGATATCCATCCCGATCAATGCGCACACTGCCGCGGTCCCACCACTGCTGACCCGCATCGGTAGCGGGAACCTCGATCCATTCCACGGGGCCAGCTAGCACGGGGGCGACCCAGCAGAGCAAGGCCAGGATCAAAACAAGTCCAGCTCGGATCATGCGCTGGTGAGCTCCATCGGTTTGCAGCCGTGCAGGCGCAGAAGATTGGCCAGGGCGGGTCGCAGCTGGGTGCGGGGAACGATCGTGTCCACGAACCCATGCTCCTGCAGATATTCAGCCGTCTGGAAATTGTCGGGCAGCTTTTCCCGCAAGGTCTGCTCAATCACCCGGCGCCCAGCGAAACCAATCAACGCTTTCGGTTCCGCCAGGATCAGATCGCCCAGCATGGCGAAACTGGCGGTCACACCTCCCGTTGTGGGGTGGGTGAGCAAGGGCATGTAAAGCAGCTCAGCTTCGCGGTGGCGTTCCAGCGCGCCAGAAATCTTCGCCATCTGCATCAGGCTGAGCATCCCCTCCTGCATCCGGGCACCGCCGGAGGCACAGACAATCAGCAGCGGCAGCTTGCGGGCGGTGGACTCCTCGATCAGACGGGTGATTTTCTCCCCGACCACGGAGCCCATCGATCCCCCCATGAAGCGGAAGTCCATTGCTGCCAGGCCCATGGGGATGCCTTCCACCCGGCAAAGCCCAGTGACCACACCATCCCGCAGCCCCGTTGAGGCCTGACTCTCCCGCAGCCGGTCGGCGTAGGCGCGCCGGTCTTTGAATCCGAGAGGATCCACCGGTGCCAGATCCGCATTCAGCACCTGGAAGCTGTCGGGATCCGCAATCAGTGCGATGCGTTCAGCACTGTCGATCCGGTGGTGATAGCCGCAGTTGGCGCAAACACTGGCATTGAGTTTCAGGTCTTTGAGATAGACGACCTGACCACATTCCGGACATTTGCTCCAAAGACCATCGCCTTCATCCGGTTCCTGCTTGACGTTGGCGACGTACTGACCCTTGCGGCGATCAGCAAACCAATCGAACAGAGACACACAGGGCCGTCAGCTCACACCATTAAAAGCCGGCCCGGGAATAGAGCTGGTCATCAAGCGCCCAACAACATCAACCAGGTGCTCCACCACCACTGCGGACCGGTCAACCAGACCAACCAAATGCCCAGGGCGATGAAGGGCCCGAAGGGGAATGGTTCCCTGGGGCCCAGCCGGCCACTAAGGCGGGCGATGCTTCCGACCAATGCTCCCGACACAACCGCAAGGGCCATCGCCGCTGCAATGCCCCCGGGGCCCAGCCATGCCCCACCCAACGCCGCCAACTTGGCATCGCCCAGGCCCAGCGCAGGCTGTCCCAACAACCGTTCGGCCAGGGCACTGAGACCTTCCAACAGCAGCAAGGCCAGCACCGCGGCGATCAAATGGCTCGCCAGGAGAGGGATCCCAGCAGCAGTGCTGACGAGCAAGCCCAGCACCACCCCCCAGCGGCACAGGGGCTCCGGCAACCAAAGGTGATCCAGATCGATCAACACCAGCGGCAACAGCAGCGCGATCAAGAGGAGACCAGCCCAGGGGAGCCAGAGATCCGGCAGCCCCCCTCCAGCACCAGGCCAGACCAACAGCGCCGAGATCCAGAGGCCGGCACTTAGGGCTTCCACTGCGGGGTAACGCCAGCTGATCGCTGCATCACAGTCGCGGCAGCGCCCCCTCAGCAACAGCCAACCGAGCAGCGGGAGATTGTCATACCAGCGGATGGCATGTCCGCATTTGGGGCAGTGGCTGCCGGGGAAGACCACCGATTCCTGGCGAGGCAAGCGCCAGGCCACCACGTTCGTGAAGCTGCCGACGCAGGCGCCCAGCAGGCCGGTCCAAACCAGGATCAACCCCTCCATCGAGCCCGACCACGGCTCGTGCGCCCCCGGATCAGATCGATGGCAATGAACTCTTCATCCGGCAGAAGAACAGGTGTCTCGAAGACCACCCGACCATCGGGTTCCTGTGGATCCACCACCACGCCGAGGGGTTCCTGCCCTGCAGGACTGCTGGAGAGATAAGCGAAATAAACGCGACGGGCTTGAGCGATCAGAGAGCGGCTGTCAATGCGGTCCCAACGGGGAGTCGACGGCGCCCCCGAGGCTCCACGGATTTCAAAGGAGGGCGTTGACAAAGAAATAGAGCCCACCTGATCACTCAGATGGACCCATTGTAGAGACGATTGTTGTAAGGAGAAGCGCTCAGCTGACCTTGTTCTTCTCTTCGATCATGCGGTGAATGATCGGGGTGAGAATCAGCTCCATGGCGAAGCCCATCTTGCCGCCGTTCACCACGATGCTGGTGGGGCTCGACATGAAGGAATCGTGGATCATGTTCAGCAAGTAACCGAAGTCGATCCCCCACTTCTCACGAGCACCTTTGCGGAAGTGGATGATCACGAAGCTTTCATCCGGGGTCGGAATATTCCGGCAGATGAAGGGGTTGGAGGTGTCAACTGTGGGGACCCTCTGGAAATTGATGTCGGTCTGGCTGAACTGAGGGCAGATGTGATTGATGTAATCGGGCATCCTGCGCAGGATCGTGTCAACGATGGCCTCAGCGGAATAACCACGCTCAGCGTTGTCCCGGTGGATCTTCTGAATCCACTCGAGGTTGGTGATCGGCACCACACCCACCAAGAGGTCGGCCAGGGCGGACACGTCGTAGCCCTCGCCCTTCACACCGCCGTGAAGGCCTTCGTAGAACAACACGTCAGTGCCTGAGGGGATGTCTTCCCAAGGCGTGAACTGACCAGGCTCGAGGTTGACGCCAAGACGGGCGTTGTGTTCAGCAGCTTCTTCGACGCTGTGAAGGTAGTAGCGCTTCTGACCAGCACCGGTTTCGCCGTAGGTGCGGAACAGTTCCTCGAGCTTGTCGAAGAGGTTGGCCTCAGGGCCGAAGTGGGAGAAGTTCTCACCCTTGGCCAAGGCATCCGCCATGGCCTTTTTCATGGGCATCCGCTCGTAGCGGTGGTAGCTATCGCCTTCCACCACTGCAGGGGTAATGCCTTCCCTTGCAAAGATGTGCTCGAAGGCGCGCTTGACGGTGCTGGTTCCAGCTCCGGAAGAACCGGTAACAGCGACAACCGGATGACGCTTCGACATCGACGCAGGGACTACGGGCCCGGCGATCCTGCCAGATCAGGGCCCGATTGCACCAATCTCGGGCTTAAAGAGCTTTAAGCAATTGCTCACCCATGGCGCGACAACCCAGCTGGGTGCAGCCTTCTGCCATCAGATCACCGGTGCGGAAGCCACCGGCCAAAACAGCATCGACGGCCGCTTCCAGATCATCGGCAGCCGCGGATTCTTTCAGACCGATGCGCAGCATCATTGCGGCCGACAGCACCATGGCCATGGGATTGGCTTTGTCCTGACCGGCGATGTCGGGGGCAGAACCGTGCACAGGCTCAAACAGACCAGGTCCCTCACTGCCAAGGGAGGCCGAGGGCAGCATGCCGATGGAGCCGGTGAGCATCGCCGCCTCGTCGCTGAGGATGTCTCCGAAGAGGTTGCCGGTGAGCAGCACATCGAACTGGCGTGGATCACGCACCAGCTGCATCGCCGCGTTGTCCACATACATGTGACTCACCTCCACACCGCCATAGGTGGGCGCCATCGCATCAACCCGGTCCCGCCAGAGCTGGCTCACATCGAGCACATTCGCCTTGTCCACCGAGCAGAGCCGGCCCCGCCGTTCCTGGGCGATCTCAAAGGCCACCTTTGCAATCCGATCCACCTCCGAGGCTGAGTAGGTCATGGTGTTGAAACCGCGCTCCTCCCCCTCGGTCTCGATGCGTCCCTTGGGCTGACCGAAATAAATCCCCCCCGTGAGTTCCCGCACCACCATCAGGTCCACACCTGCGATCACCTCACGCTTGAGGCTGCTGGCATCGATGAGGGCCGGAACAATCTTCACCGGCCGCAGATTGGCGAACAGCTCCATGCCGGCGCGCAGGCCAAGCAATCCGGTCTCCGGACGTTTCTCGCGGGGAAGGCTGTCGAAGCGGGGGCTGCCGATGGCGGCGAGCAACACCGCATCGGCAGCCTTGCAGGCCTCAAGGGTGCTGGCAGGCAGCGGCTCACCGGTGGCATCGATAGCGCTGCCGCCGATGGGCTGTTCCTCAAAGCTCAGCGAAAAGCCATGGCGCTGGCTCACCACCTCCAGCAGCTGGCGGGCGACAGCGGTGATCTCGGGGCCGATGCCATCACCGGGAAGGAGAACAACGCGGTGCTGAGCCATGACGGTGCGGTGCGGCAGGTCGACCGCTGAGGTTACTGAGGGGTGTCGCGCTTGAGCTCCCGCAGGGTCTTGGCCATCTCCGGCAACTTGCTGAAGGCGGCGGAACAGCGCAACCAGAGACGATTCGGGATCGCGGGATAGCCACTCACCACCTCTCCGGGGGCTACCTCACCGTGAATGCCGCTCTTGGAGCTGGCGATAGCACCGTCACCCACCACAGCGCGGTTGGCGACCCCCACCTGGCCCGCCAGGATCACCCCCTGGCCGATCCGGGCTCCCCCGGCGATGCCCACCTGGGACGCGAAGGCACAGCCACGCCCGGTGGTGACGCCATGGCCGATCTGCACAAGGTTGTCGATCTTGGTGCCGGCACCAATGCGGGTCTCCCCCACGGAGGGGCGATCGATGGTGGTGCCGCAACCCACCTCAACAGCGTCTTCAAGAACCACCTGGCCTGTCTGCGGCATTTTTCGCCATCCTTTCGCCGTCGGCACAAAGCCGAAGCCCTCGGAGCCGACCACGGCGTTGGAATTCACCACACAGCCGCGCCCGAGACGGCTGCCGGGGTGCAGCACGGCATTGGCGTGCAGCTCGCAGCCATCACCCACCACCACGTCGTCGTAGATCACGACACCCGGATGAAGGATGCAGTCAGCGCCCACACGACTCCCCTCACCGATGCAGACCCGCGGGCCCACCGCCGTGCCAGGGCCCACCACAGCCCGTTCATCGATCACCGCCGAGGGGTGAATCTCCGCCAAGGGCCGGCGGCGGGGATGCAACTGATCGAGGGCTTCAGCAAAAGCCAGACGCGGATCGGCGAAGACCGCAAAGGCGATGCCACGCTGCGACGCCAGATCAATCAGATCCTGTTGATCGGGCAGCAACAAGGCACCCACGCCGCTGGCGCCCAAAACCGCCGTAAGGGCATTGCCCTTCTCCAAAAAGCTGAGCTGCGCGGTTGAGGCCTGATCGAGCGAAGCAGCACCCTCAAGCCATGGGTCCAAGCCCGCCTGGCTCCAGCGCAGGCCTGCATCACCGGTCTGCAGAACCTTGATCAGGGTGCTGAAACGCATGGAGGCCAGGGCAGACGGCCGGATCGTAGACGTGGTTAACGGCTGCGAAGCACCAGACCATCGCGATGCACCACCACCGGGGAAGAGTCCCCCGGAGATGGGTCATTCATCGCGGCCCGTAGCTGGTCGCTGTCCATCGAACAGAGGCCGCGGCCCAGGTCCTCGCCCTGGGGGTCCAACAACTGAACGGGTTGATTGGCGGCGAAGTCGCCCCGCACCGCCGTCACCCCCACCAGCA contains:
- the lpxD gene encoding UDP-3-O-(3-hydroxymyristoyl)glucosamine N-acyltransferase yields the protein MRFSTLIKVLQTGDAGLRWSQAGLDPWLEGAASLDQASTAQLSFLEKGNALTAVLGASGVGALLLPDQQDLIDLASQRGIAFAVFADPRLAFAEALDQLHPRRRPLAEIHPSAVIDERAVVGPGTAVGPRVCIGEGSRVGADCILHPGVVIYDDVVVGDGCELHANAVLHPGSRLGRGCVVNSNAVVGSEGFGFVPTAKGWRKMPQTGQVVLEDAVEVGCGTTIDRPSVGETRIGAGTKIDNLVQIGHGVTTGRGCAFASQVGIAGGARIGQGVILAGQVGVANRAVVGDGAIASSKSGIHGEVAPGEVVSGYPAIPNRLWLRCSAAFSKLPEMAKTLRELKRDTPQ
- the fba gene encoding class II fructose-bisphosphate aldolase (catalyzes the reversible aldol condensation of dihydroxyacetonephosphate and glyceraldehyde 3-phosphate in the Calvin cycle, glycolysis, and/or gluconeogenesis), with protein sequence MALVPLRLLLDHAAENGYGIPAFNVNNLEQVQAIMEAADETDSPVILQASRGARSYAGEIFLRHLILAATETYPHIPVVMHQDHGNAPDTCYSAAINGFTSVMMDGSLEADAKTPASYDYNVNVTKQVVDFAHSVGVSVEGELGCLGSLETGKGEAEDGHGFEGELSKDMLLTDPAEAADFVAKTKCDALAIAIGTSHGAYKFTRKPTGEVLAISRIAEIHKAIPNTHLVMHGSSSVPQEWLEMINKHGGAIPETYGVPVEEIQEGIRNGVRKVNIDTDNRLAFTAAVREAAMADPSNFDPRHFNKPARKYMKQVCLDRYQQFWAAGNASKIQQQSITYYAGLYSKGALDPKAAVAA
- a CDS encoding phosphoribulokinase; translation: MSKRHPVVAVTGSSGAGTSTVKRAFEHIFAREGITPAVVEGDSYHRYERMPMKKAMADALAKGENFSHFGPEANLFDKLEELFRTYGETGAGQKRYYLHSVEEAAEHNARLGVNLEPGQFTPWEDIPSGTDVLFYEGLHGGVKGEGYDVSALADLLVGVVPITNLEWIQKIHRDNAERGYSAEAIVDTILRRMPDYINHICPQFSQTDINFQRVPTVDTSNPFICRNIPTPDESFVIIHFRKGAREKWGIDFGYLLNMIHDSFMSSPTSIVVNGGKMGFAMELILTPIIHRMIEEKNKVS
- a CDS encoding A24 family peptidase, which produces MEGLILVWTGLLGACVGSFTNVVAWRLPRQESVVFPGSHCPKCGHAIRWYDNLPLLGWLLLRGRCRDCDAAISWRYPAVEALSAGLWISALLVWPGAGGGLPDLWLPWAGLLLIALLLPLVLIDLDHLWLPEPLCRWGVVLGLLVSTAAGIPLLASHLIAAVLALLLLEGLSALAERLLGQPALGLGDAKLAALGGAWLGPGGIAAAMALAVVSGALVGSIARLSGRLGPREPFPFGPFIALGIWLVWLTGPQWWWSTWLMLLGA
- the accD gene encoding acetyl-CoA carboxylase, carboxyltransferase subunit beta, coding for MSLFDWFADRRKGQYVANVKQEPDEGDGLWSKCPECGQVVYLKDLKLNASVCANCGYHHRIDSAERIALIADPDSFQVLNADLAPVDPLGFKDRRAYADRLRESQASTGLRDGVVTGLCRVEGIPMGLAAMDFRFMGGSMGSVVGEKITRLIEESTARKLPLLIVCASGGARMQEGMLSLMQMAKISGALERHREAELLYMPLLTHPTTGGVTASFAMLGDLILAEPKALIGFAGRRVIEQTLREKLPDNFQTAEYLQEHGFVDTIVPRTQLRPALANLLRLHGCKPMELTSA
- a CDS encoding Gfo/Idh/MocA family protein; the encoded protein is MSRQPLGVAVAGLGFGEKVHLPALAATPDLEAIALWHPRQERLDAVTAAHGLRGFSDWDDLLGDPAVDAVVIATPPAPRFDLARRALEAGKHLLLEKPIALHADQARELQRLALARGLSVAVDYEYRAVPLFMQAARLLQAGAVGTPWLVKLDWLMGSRADPQRGWNWYAQADQGGGVIGALGTHALDMLAWLIGPLGAIQARNSVSIKQRPHPDGGLAAVDAPDVSLLQTVAHWQGMQELPVPAQVSLSSVSRNGRGFCLDVVGSAGSLLLSSTNQKDYVHGFELQHAPIGEPFRAVEPDTDLAFPETWSDGRIAPVARVLGWWAESIRSGQPMLPGLAEGVASRVACDQAALGTLDFA
- the leuB gene encoding 3-isopropylmalate dehydrogenase, translating into MAQHRVVLLPGDGIGPEITAVARQLLEVVSQRHGFSLSFEEQPIGGSAIDATGEPLPASTLEACKAADAVLLAAIGSPRFDSLPREKRPETGLLGLRAGMELFANLRPVKIVPALIDASSLKREVIAGVDLMVVRELTGGIYFGQPKGRIETEGEERGFNTMTYSASEVDRIAKVAFEIAQERRGRLCSVDKANVLDVSQLWRDRVDAMAPTYGGVEVSHMYVDNAAMQLVRDPRQFDVLLTGNLFGDILSDEAAMLTGSIGMLPSASLGSEGPGLFEPVHGSAPDIAGQDKANPMAMVLSAAMMLRIGLKESAAADDLEAAVDAVLAGGFRTGDLMAEGCTQLGCRAMGEQLLKAL
- a CDS encoding LD-carboxypeptidase, which translates into the protein MPTRRTLLLSGASTVVTALLSPRGMAAQRRLKPLKPGSRIRAVNPGTWMDPDTDLQALRERCDQQQWHLEIPAAVTRQWRYFSGTDQERVQELKSAWNDPTVDAVVTLGGGWGAARVLEAGFRFPPRPKWSLGFSDTSSLLLAQWAAGLPGAIHGSSGGTEAQWQRTVDLLCGRPVAPLLGESRRRGIARGPLVVTNLTVATHLIGTPWLPSLKGAILVLEDVGEAPYRVDRMLTQWRSAGLLQHLAGVACGRFSWAEDDILPGDFTMDEILEERLGDLGIPLVLNLPLGHGRPNQALPLGAQAQLDGNHGRLSLMA
- the purQ gene encoding phosphoribosylformylglycinamidine synthase subunit PurQ; this translates as MSIGVIVFPGSNCDRDVQWATEGCLGISTRRVWHEETDLSSFDAIVLPGGFSYGDYLRCGAIARFAPALQSLIDFAAKGGRVLGICNGFQVLTELGLLPGALTRNRDLHFICEDAPLKVVSQRTAWTQGYNEGALTLPIAHGEGRYQCSDDTLKQLQDEDAIALSYGKNPNGSVSDIAGITNASGSVLGLMPHPERACDPATGGTDGRRMLEALLG